The Planctomycetota bacterium region GCTGCGGACGGTGCGGTTGTAGTGATCGTGGACGTGATCATCGTAGGACTGCTGATAATCGTAGATGCGGACCTCATAAAGCGAAACCGGCCCCGGGGCGATGGCGTCTCGAGGATTGAGCCGGCTGTCATTGCGGTCCGTCCACCAGGGCGCCCCGACCCCCGCCCGGGCCTGCGCCTCCGCCACCTGCGCCACCGGCGGGGTGTCGAACACCATGTATGGACTGCTCTGCGTAAACGTCTCGCGACGCACAGCTTGTGCATTGTACTGGGCACATCCGCCCAGCATCTCCAATGCCAGTACCCCCATCAAAATGGCTCGATCGCGTCTCATCTCACCCTACTGTTACCAAAGGACATGCCAGACCGAAAGCGTTTTCGCCGAAATTGATCTAAGCGATGCAATCACAGCCGCTTGCGGCTTAGCAATTTCTCCGCCCCTGATGCCGCCGCGTCATGGAAATGTTGTTCCCACGCCACATGCGCCGCCCAATGTGTCGCCTTCGCGCATCACGCCGACCCGGCGCGCCCGCCGGGGGCGTCGCCATCCTGATCAGGCGCATGGCGCGGGATCATCTTGTAGGTCAGCCGCCCGAGCCGCACGAGTCCGCGGGCCGGCGAAAAGACCGCCTGCTGGACGTTGGAGTAGATGTTGGTGGTCATGAACCGAAGGGCAGCCCGGGTCGTGTACGCCTGCGGTTCGACCATCTTGATGAGCCATAACAGCGCCGCCGCACGCAACGCGGCACTGAGCAAAAGCAGCACACCGTGATACGTCAGCGGGTAGCCGAGAAACGACCCATGCCAGTCCGCCATCGCCTCCGCCACCGCCCCGCCGAACAGTCCGCTCGCCACACCCGCCAGCGCGACGACCAAGCTGTTGACCGCCACGTACGCGCTGCCGAGCCGCCCGCGCTCGCGCGATCCGCTCATCTCCAAAAGCATGTTCAAGCTCGCCAACTCCACGCCCGGCCAGGCCGCCGTCGCACTCATCGAACCCAGATACCCCAGCCACCAGCTCTCGCGCGTGACGAAGATCCATGACGCCCCGCCGTGCACGATCAATACGCCCGCGATCACCAGCACGGGCTTGCATCCGAGCCGATCGACGAGCCGGCCCCAGATCGGAAAGCTCAGCATCGACATGACCAGCGGCAGCGCGACGAGCATCGTGTTCGCCTGCAAATTGCTCATGCCCACCACGTCGAACAGGTACAGCCAGATGAACTGCCCGACGTAACCGATGCCGAATGTCAGCGTGGCGTTGAAGCCCAAAAACAGGCGGAAATTGCGGTCGCGCAGCGGCTGCTTGAGCAGCTCGCCGAACTTCACATCCGGATCGCGCTGCCGTCGCTGCGCCGCGGGGACCCACTTGAGCATGCCGATGTCGAACATCCCGCACACGCTCGCCACG contains the following coding sequences:
- a CDS encoding MFS transporter, whose protein sequence is MIAFGADILHNRRDRFRQVAFAGDLPAQALDQRGHRLAGIGGVVNVNRQVHRCVALLRLTGVILFSPMPGLKPPEAQEPQEPPEFPDAELDARERELSLRRSLRLVTVAWMFGSAWMYITTGAVMTRYAKALHMGQFGFGLLAALPFAGALVQLPASYFVEKYGGRKRLFLIAGLAHRAAWILVASVPWIFPEAHWWWMLLVTMGMSTILANMMSPAWITWMADLVPGRLRGRYFSARGQYGRFVGVVTTMVTALVLDRAIGGDAHVLRKLISIALCVASVCGMFDIGMLKWVPAAQRRQRDPDVKFGELLKQPLRDRNFRLFLGFNATLTFGIGYVGQFIWLYLFDVVGMSNLQANTMLVALPLVMSMLSFPIWGRLVDRLGCKPVLVIAGVLIVHGGASWIFVTRESWWLGYLGSMSATAAWPGVELASLNMLLEMSGSRERGRLGSAYVAVNSLVVALAGVASGLFGGAVAEAMADWHGSFLGYPLTYHGVLLLLSAALRAAALLWLIKMVEPQAYTTRAALRFMTTNIYSNVQQAVFSPARGLVRLGRLTYKMIPRHAPDQDGDAPGGRAGSA